A region from the Biomphalaria glabrata chromosome 14, xgBioGlab47.1, whole genome shotgun sequence genome encodes:
- the LOC106059447 gene encoding putative ankyrin repeat protein RF_0381, giving the protein MALPLIETELHRASKNGQTKKVKTIIKNGANINAVDEEGMTPLMLASKFRNHEIVKFLIQNGAIVNATDHKAMTALMHTAQTGKNKTLLLLMENQARVNVKDRQGKTALMHAAETRHILRLKQLVQHGAQVDIVDLAGKSALMYASQSGIRQAVKYLIDQHADLNLTDLKGMTSLMHACASGYGSRIKLLVKGGARINEKDNNGRNALMHACIKGHHSSFKILIGLKASIHESDNDENTALLHASEHGHHRIVENILKTKSKVEVNQSNREEKTALMLASKYGHNKVVNILLKYNADIHLEDNKGCTALMFAAENGKKENVLKLLQKNADVNKQNVNSKDALMYASEKGNHVAVEVLIKYKALVQRKDVYGLSSLHYASKEGHHKVVKLLLKHNALKDLKSESGETALMYACQKGHIDTVKLLIAQGVDINAVDGKGRTALMYAVINDHRCIVEKLINDGADVNKVSREKKTARTYAIENKHSAIDALLARVNALVYFTRDETDTCTVSTFTASKGTQTESYNEIECHHPLELSQKYSPVNVFFQNAAVVQIQ; this is encoded by the exons ATGGCGCTACCATTAATTGAAACTGAGCTGCACAGAGCGTCGAAAAATGGACAAActaaaaaagttaaaacaataattaaaaatggTGCCAATATAAATGCAGTGGACGAGGAAGGTATGACACCCTTGATGCTGGCTTCAAAATTCCGGAACCATGAGATAGTGAAATTTCTTATACAAAATGGAGCAATTGTTAACGCAACAGACCACAAGGCTATGACAGCTTTAATGCATACCGCCCAAACTGGCAAGAATAAAACACTGTTATTACTTATGGAAAATCAAGCGAGAGTTAATGTCAAGGATAGACAAGGTAAAACAGCGTTGATGCACGCAGCTGAAACGAGGCACATCCTTAGACTAAAACAGCTCGTTCAGCACGGAGCGCAAGTTGACATCGTGGATTTGGCGGGAAAGTCTGCACTTATGTATGCGTCCCAGTCAGGAATACGTCAGGCTGTTAAATATCTTATCGATCAGCATGCGGACTTAAATTTGACTGACTTAAAAGGAATGACTTCATTAATGCACGCCTGTGCGAGTGGATATGGAAGTAGAATCAAACTACTCGTTAAAGGTGGCGCCAGAATTAACGAGAAAGACAACAACGGCAGAAACGCGTTGATGCATGCTTGTATTAAAGGTCATCATAGctcttttaaaattcttattggTTTAAAAGCTTCAATCCATGAATCAGATAATGATGAAAACACAGCTTTGCTTCATGCTTCGGAACACGGCCATCATAGAATCGtagagaatattttaaaaaccaaaTCAAAAGTAGAAGTCAACCAATCAAACCGTGAAGAAAAGACCGCATTAATGTTGGCATCAAAATATGGGCACAACAAAGTTGTCAACATACTTCTGAAATATAACGCAGACATTCATTTAGAGGACAACAAAGGCTGCACTGCTTTAATGTTTGCAGCCGAAAATGGCAAAAAGGAAAATGTCTTAAAACTTCTGCAGAAGAACGCTGatgtcaacaaacaaaatgtcaacAGCAAAGACGCTCTAATGTACGCTTCTGAAAAGGGAAATCACGTTGCTGTCGAAGTTCTTATCAAATACAAAGCTCTTGTACAAAGAAAAGATGTTTACGGCCTATCTTCTCTGCATTATGCATCTAAGGAGGGTCACCATAAAGTTGTGAAGTTACTCTTAAAACATAATGCACTCAAAGATTTAAAATCCGAGTCTGGTGAAACAGCTCTAATGTATGCATGCCAAAAAGGTCATATCGACACTGTGAAGTTATTAATAGCCCAGGGTGTTGATATCAACGCGGTAGATGGAAAAGGTCGCACGGCTCTGATGTATGCTGTCATTAATGACCACAGGTGCATCGTGGAGAAACTTATCAACGACGGTGCTGATGTCAATAAAGTATCACGGGAAAAGAAAACAGCACGTACGTACGCCATTGAGAACAAACACAGTGCAATAGATGCGTTACTAGCAAGAGTCAATGCATTAGTCTACTTTACTAGGGATGAAACAGATACTTGCACAGTTTCAACATTTACTGCTAGTAAAGGTACACAAACAGAGTCCTACAATGAAATTGAGTGTCACCATCCCCTTGAATTAAGTCAAAA atattcTCCAGTTAATGTATTTTTTCAAAACGCTGCCGttgttcaaattcagtaa